A single Lactuca sativa cultivar Salinas chromosome 8, Lsat_Salinas_v11, whole genome shotgun sequence DNA region contains:
- the LOC122195592 gene encoding uncharacterized protein LOC122195592, with protein MFSKPLRELLSLEGEVDDVSLISIDSKGTDIRVRQGAEFNIQRLVFEEWQGIKTVVEAKAALWKLIKRGGVYTVHK; from the exons ATGTTTTCCAAACCCTTGAGAGAGTTACTGTCATTGGAGGGTGAGGTGGATGATGTTTCTTTGATATCGATTGATAGCAAGGGGACAGATATTCGTGTTCGTCAAGGTGCAGAG TTTAACATACAGAGGTTGGTGTTTGAAGAATGGCAAGGGATTAAAACAGTGGTGGAAGCCAAAGCAGCATTGTGGAAGTTAATAAAAAGAGGTGGTGTATACACTGTGCACAAGTAA
- the LOC111887121 gene encoding UDP-glycosyltransferase 88B1, with amino-acid sequence MANTFVGFEERAVDALREGKCIPNGPTPPIYFIGPLIVGGNHVDPSENECLKWLNSQPSKTVVFLCSGSQGVLKKEQLKEIAIGLEKSEQRFLWVVRDPPPGGGKEVGLDAILPDGFKGRIGDKGMVVKNWAPQPVILSHESVGGFVRHCGWNSVLEAVVAGVPLVAWPLYAEQKMNRVYLVKRIDTRETEILIQVRLRGKNI; translated from the coding sequence ATGGCAAACACCTTCGTGGGGTTTGAAGAAAGGGCTGTTGACGCGCTCCGGGAAGGTAAATGCATCCCCAACGGTCCAACTCCGCCTATTTATTTCATCGGACCTTTGATCGTCGGTGGCAATCATGTGGATCCTAGCGAAAACGAGTGCTTAAAATGGTTGAATTCACAACCGAGTAAAACTGTAGTGTTTTTATGCTCTGGGAGTCAGGGTGTGTTGAAGAAGGAGCAGTTGAAGGAAATAGCTATTGGTTTAGAGAAAAGTGAGCAAAGATTCTTGTGGGTGGTTCGAGATCCGCCACCAGGTGGTGGTAAAGAAGTCGGTCTGGATGCGATTCTTCCTGACGGGTTTAAGGGCAGGATTGGGGATAAGGGGATGGTGGTGAAGAATTGGGCACCACAGCCGGTGATACTTAGTCATGAGTCGGTGGGTGGATTTGTGAGACATTGTGGGTGGAACTCGGTGCTTGAAGCGGTGGTAGCTGGGGTGCCACTGGTGGCATGGCCATTGTATGCGGAACAGAAGATGAATCGAGTGTATTTGGTTAAGAGAATAGACACAAGAGAGACAGAGATATTGATTCAGGTACGATTGAGAGGTAAGAACATTTAA